The Panulirus ornatus isolate Po-2019 chromosome 5, ASM3632096v1, whole genome shotgun sequence genome includes a window with the following:
- the Mgat3 gene encoding LOW QUALITY PROTEIN: beta-1,4-mannosyl-glycoprotein 4-beta-N-acetylglucosaminyltransferase (The sequence of the model RefSeq protein was modified relative to this genomic sequence to represent the inferred CDS: deleted 1 base in 1 codon), with amino-acid sequence MTAFLLQDPSRMVRFRIRCRCVTLAIIVSQIFLGIWFFSQPLDPPKEFLRRLFSEGGQSILHLIDQPVSSYYSIFGKDMCVKEGTVIEQSSEGNCVCRDGWIGQRCGVPEVIHKTDWMVNRELTQKLQLKKRVRRIILVTPFCYEFDIFETNVHELHELVDVYVIGETNYTLADIQNSLPLLDKLKNGWLRDYQNKIIYVPINEKDLKTDTLIQKLFNTGLRLVSDVRPDDLLILTTGEEILNRDVVTFLKLFKGYPLPVKCQFKHYLYGFYWHVLERSFNNATSQVCAVSFQFLANAFEYQVSRLQAGSILEDDLNFFTANEQSVAEWTISEAGWKCHLCLSVQNIFEKFLNYPQSLRPKWFSEYSSSMLPFIQRLIRFGQDENLNPVGNSELPQQENLPAYLSNHKESFMYLMKNPYETVSIHNLV; translated from the exons attttcttGGGAATCTGGTTCTTCTCCCAACCTCTTGATCCACCCAAAGAATTCCTGAGGCGCTTGTTCAGTGAAGGTGGACAAAGCATTTTGCATCTAATAGATCAACCAGTGTCCAGTTATTATAGTATCTTTGGgaaagatatgtgtgtcaaagaGGGGACAGTTATAGAGCAGAGCTCCGAAGGCAACTGTGTATGTCGAGATGGATGGATAGGGCAAAGGTGTGGAGTGCCTGAGGTAATCCACAAAACAGATTGGATGGTAAATCGAGAACTCACCCAGAAATTACAGCTTAAGAAAAGAGTAAGAAGGATCATTTTGGTGACACCTTTTTGTTACGAATTTGATATTTTTGAGACAAATGTTCATGAGCTTCATGAGCTTGTTGATGTGTATGTTATTGGGGAAACCAATTACACATTGGCTGATATACAGAATTCCTTACCTCTATTAGATAAGCTAAAAAATGGTTGGCTTAGAGATTATCAAAATAAGATCATATATGTACCtattaatgaaaaagatttaaaaaCAGATACCTTAATACAAAAGCTTTTTAACACTGGCCTGCGTCTTGTGAGTGATGTCCGCCCAGATGATCTTCTCATCCTTACCACTGGAGAGGAGATATTGAATCGTGATGTGGTTACTTTTCTCAAACTATTTaagggttatccattaccagttaAGTGTCAGTTTAAGCACTACCTCTATGGATTTTATTGGCATGTATTAGAGAGAAGCTTTAATAATGCTACATCACAGGTATGTGCAGTATCATTCCAGTTTTTAGCCAATGCCTTTGAATATCAAGTATCTCGGCTACAAGCTGGAAGTATTCTAGAAGATGATCTAAATTTCTTCACTGCTAATGAACAGTCTGTTGCTGAATGGACTATTTCTGAGGCTGGTTGGAAGTGTCACCTTTGTCTTTCAgttcaaaatatttttgaaaaatttcTTAATTACCCACAAAGTCTTAGGCCAAAGTGGTTCTCAGAATACTCTTCTAGTATGTTGCCTTTTATTCAGCGCCTCATCAGATTTGGCCAAGATGAAAATCTAAACCCTGTTGGAAACAGTGAATTACCA CAGCAAGAAAACTTACCTGCTTACTTGTCAAACCATAAGGAAAGCTTTATGTATCTGATGAAGAATCCATATGAGACAGTTTCCATCCACAATCTTGTTTAG